In Trifolium pratense cultivar HEN17-A07 linkage group LG7, ARS_RC_1.1, whole genome shotgun sequence, a genomic segment contains:
- the LOC123899871 gene encoding replication protein A 70 kDa DNA-binding subunit-like — MAKVCKKFDCVSEILPNKDCVRIKVRVLRIWKTSSFLNPSDVNSIEMVLVDEKGGKIHASVRKQFLYMFESKIEEGQVYQMSYFSVVPQTGFYRTTLHPYKLLFQIKTKVVAVKSSDISHYGLTLTSLAEVCSHVHDYEFLVDVMGLLSGISAEREYVRDGNVTKMVVIELTDASGKCECALFGDYVDELNKKLGKTSGGLPVVVIQFAKVKIFRDQASIQNVINTTKIFVNPDIPEADAFKDSIGVHGIMLDATVAVIGARAKPAMDEEFLRMYPKKTVSELSEMEEEGVFAVFGVVSSIVPGEDWWYPACKCHKSVIADSGAYFCNGCNKHVFQVVPRFRVKIAVSDGASTCVFVLFDTDMSYILEKSCAHFVGRSKAAPDDGSYPAEFELLVGKKMLFIIDKGLKVTRIDDGTFRVKRVCMDSKIIGSFVAEGPYLTPVRNVSPVINLDSDAASPDVDFVEETQPLALMKNTAVTPPGLGYSPVKNDIVVNTVKRCLSSSFDSVQPDEKKKRLRKIKIEKE, encoded by the exons ATGGCCAAAGTTTGTAAGAAGTTTGATTGTGTTTCTGAGATTTTACCAAACAAGGATTGTGTTCGAATCAAGGTGCGTGTTCTTCGTATCTGGAAGACGTCTTCCTTCCTCAATCCTTCTGATGTCAATTCAATTGAGATGGTTTTGGTTGATGAAAAG GGTGGAAAGATTCATGCCTCTGTTAGGAAGCAGTTTTTGTATATGTTTGAGTCTAAAATTGAAGAAGGACAAGTGTATCAGATGTCCTATTTTTCCGTTGTTCCTCAGACTGGTTTCTACAGAACTACTCTACATCCATACAAGCTATTATTCCAAATTAAGACAAAGGTTGTAGCTGTTAAGAGTTCTGATATATCTCATTATGGTCTCACATTGACAAGTTTGGCTGAAGTTTGTAGTCATGTCCATGATTATGAATTTTTAGTTG ATGTGATGGGTTTGTTATCTGGGATTTCTGCTGAGAGGGAATATGTGAGGGATGGAAATGTTACAAAGATGGTTGTGATAGAGTTGACTGATGCTAG TGGGAAATGTGAATGTGCTTTGTTTGGGGATTATGTTGATGAGTTAAACAAGAAACTGGGCAAGACATCTGGAGGTCTCCCTGTGGTTGTAATTCAGTTTGCAAAGGTTAAGATATTTAGAG ACCAAGCATCCATTCAAAATGTCATCAACACTACAAAGATATTTGTGAATCCTGATATCCCTGAAGCTGATGCATTTAAGGATAG CATTGGTGTGCATGGTATTATGTTGGATGCCACTGTTGCTGTGATTGGGGCTCGTGCCAAACCTGCTATGGATGAAGAATTTCTGAGgatgtatccaaaaaaaactGTATCTGAACTAAGTGAAATGGAAGAGGAAGGGGTTTTTGCTGTTTTTGGGGTGGTTAGTTCTATTGTTCCTGGGGAGGATTGGTGGTATCCTGCATGCAAGTGTCATAAGTCTGTTATTGCTGATTCTGGGGCTTACTTTTGCAATGGATGCAACAAGCATGTTTTTCAAGTTGTTCCAAg GTTTAGGGTGAAGATTGCTGTGTCTGATGGTGCTTCTACTTGTGTTTTTGTTCTATTTGATACTGATATGAGTTACATTTTAGAGAAATCTTGTGCTCATTTCGTTGGAAGATCCAAG GCTGCTCCTGATGATGGTTCATACCCTGCTGAGTTTGAGCTTCTCGTCGGTAAGAAGATGTTGTTTATAATTGATAAGGGATTGAAGGTTACTAGGATTGATGATGGAACTTTTAGAGTGAAGCGTGTGTGCATGGATTCTAAGATTATTGGGAGTTTTGTTGCTGAGGGACCATATCTTACTCCTGTTAGG AATGTTTCTCCAGTCATTAATCTTGATTCTGATGCTGCATCTCCTGatgttgattttgttgaagaaaccCAGCCACTTGCACTCATGAAAAACACTGCTGTTACACCTCCTGGCCTAGGTTATAGTCCAGTTAAAAATGACATTGTGGTGAATACTGTGAAAAGGTGCCTGTCCAGTTCTTTTGATAGTGTTCAACCAGATGAAAAGAAGAAGCGTCTGAGGAAGATCAAGATCGAGAAAGAATGA
- the LOC123896708 gene encoding uncharacterized protein LOC123896708: MNRTESNPSDKLKDFIGDLKIKNFQDLLICKENGPFVVVAWFESVVEGIDVWYPDRSRKDEPRFRMKVMVKDGEKFAVFCLFDEEVEFLAIETCPLLAAMGESCSLFPFEMDCMYGDGVLFKVEKMELEKDIGLPQFKVISICNEVVVVNEFIDQYIPSVLDISSKLSSGSTFADDSSEVSNYLDFSVQIHGDGCVPYVSTAVDNHVDPNHSKLKLCLSDNGLGVDYTENPTGAMFVGSRLGKRKIHVAFANAGKENVEKHSKNDNVKVV; the protein is encoded by the exons atgaatcGAACTGAAAGTAATCCATCTGATAAGTTGAAAGATTTCATTGGTGATttgaaaattaagaattttCAAGATTTATTAATTTGTAAAGAAAATGgtccttttgttgttgttgcttgGTTTGAGTCCGTTGTCGAAGGAATTGATGTTTGGTATCCTGATAGGTCAAGGAAAGATGAACCAAG GTTCAGAATGAAAGTGATGGTTAAGGATGGTGAGAAATTTGCTGTGTTCTGTTTGTTCGATGAAGAGGTTGAGTTTTTGGCAATTGAGACCTGTCCATTGTTGGCTGCAATG GGAGAGTCGTGTTCACTCTTCCCTTTTGAGATGGATTGTATGTATGGAGATGGTGTTTTGTTTAAGGTTGAGAAAATGGAGTTGGAGAAGGATATTGGTTTGCCTCAATTTAAAGTAATTTCTATTTGCAACGAAGTAGTTGTTGTCAATGAGTTCATTGATCAATATATCCCTTCTGTGCTGGACATTTCCTCT AAATTGAGCTCTGGTTCAACTTTTGCTGATGATTCTTCTGAAGTATCAAATTATTTGGATTTTTCTGTTCAAATCCATGGTGATGGTTGTGTTCCTTATGTTTCCACTGCTGTTGATAATCATGTTGATCCAAACCATTCCAAACTG AAATTGTGTCTGAGTGATAATGGCTTGGGTGTTGATTACACTGAAAATCCTACTGGTGCCATGTTCGTTGGATCTAGACTTGGAAAGCGCAAGATTCATGTAGCTTTTGCTAATGCTGGGAAAGAAAATGTAGAGAAGCATTCAAAGAATGATAATGTGAAAGTTGTATGA
- the LOC123896709 gene encoding uncharacterized protein LOC123896709, translating to MSSTEVQTRKLYDDIMLIKGGNAAGEYQLRVLRKWTVSNSVFPGNVESVDMVLIDRNGHKIQATIPNLLLCLFDNLIDEGNVYVMSNLSVTYNLHEILGSYNRYMLVFNVNTNVNLSSSSSIAHYGMSLIGSDNVLQLSERFKYLVEMSKSLLDCRNSYDCELCGDYVDLFRVLMENQPLGLPIVVLQFAKITMQQGSIVVQSVDRVTRLYVNPVFPESIQFKTGLILALNQTRRLLGNCPMDKSVGFRFDVSYQFKTISELLDDPQTGIFIVNARIVDMVELNPWWYPVCRCDIIVESYLGAYFCENCHATEFSAVPKYRVKMVLEDETGACFIEAYDHVMLPISLVDPNNPILPAAFFPRAFDSVMGKSIVLILHKTVHIDKFLDPVYEVRCVSDDPQVINFYASMGLCRIPSKVVPNLIDPECNLMKKKVYRSPATTTERLLDEYLGPVYRRNPPCDDAESSSAAAGKSRVVRPRLN from the exons ATGTCTTCCACCGAAGTTCAAACACGAAAACTTTATGATGATATAATGCTTATCAAGGGTGGAAATGCTGCTGGTGAGTATCAGttaagggttttgagaaagtgGACCGTTTCTAACAGTGTTTTTCCTGGAAATGTTGAATCGGTTGATATGGTGTTGATCGACAGGAAT GGTCATAAAATCCAAGCAACCATTCCTAATCTTTTGTTGTGTCTTTTCGATAACCTAATAGATGAGGGTAATGTTTATGTTATGTCTAATTTATCTGTTACTTACAACTTGCATGAGATTCTTGGAAGTTATAATAGGTACATGCTTGTGTTTAATGTTAACACTAATGTGAATCTGTCTTCGAGTTCATCTATTGCACATTATGGAATGTCCCTCATCGGATCCGATAATGTTCTCCAGCTTTCCGAAAGATTCAAGTATTTAGTTG aAATGTCTAAGTCATTGCTTGACTGTAGAAATTCGTATGATTGTGAGCTGTGTGGTGACTATGTTGATCTTTTTCGTGTATTGATGGAGAACCAACCACTAGGGTTGCCCATTGTTGTCCTCCAGTTTGCTAAAATAACTATGCAACAAG GTTCCATTGTTGTTCAAAGTGTTGACCGTGTCACAAGGCTCTATGTTAATCCAGTCTTTCCTGAATCAATACAATTCAAGACAGG ATTGATTCTGGCACTGAACCAGACCAGGAGACTTCTTGGCAATTGTCCGATGGATAAATCGGTTGGCTTTAGGTTTGATGTCAGTTATCAATTCAAGACAATTTCTGAGCTATTGGATGACCCCCAGACTGGTATTTTTATTGTTAATGCTCGCATAGTTGATATGGTTGAACTGAACCCGTGGTGGTATCCGGTGTGTCGTTGTGATATCATTGTTGAGAGCTACCTCGGTGCCTATTTTTGCGAGAACTGCCACGCAACAGAATTTTCTGCTGTTccaaa GTATAGAGTTAAAATGGTGCTAGAAGATGAAACTGGTGCCTGTTTTATTGAGGCCTATGATCATGTTATGCTTCCTATTTCATTGGTTGACCCAAATAATCCG ATATTGCCTGCGGCTTTTTTTCCCCGTGCATTTGACTCGGTAATGGGCAAAAGTATAGTTTTGATTCTGCACAAGACAGTTCACATTGATAAATTTCTTGATCCAGTATATGAGGTTCGTTGTGTGTCCGATGATCCTCAGGTGATTAATTTTTATGCTAGCATGGGTCTTTGCAGGATTCCTTCAAAG gTTGTTCCAAATTTGATTGATCCAGAATGCAATCTGATGAAAAAAAAGGTGTATCGATCTCCTGCTACCACTACCGAACGTTTGCTTGACGAGTATCTAGGACCGGTTTATCGAAGGAATCCGCCATGCGACGATGCAGAAAGTTCTTCTGCTGCTGCTGGGAAATCTAGAGTGGTTCGTCCTAGGCTTAATTAA
- the LOC123899872 gene encoding uncharacterized protein LOC123899872, with product MKNSMEFPSVSGSIKMQFRSSFKWELVVTSSISRGRNVLNFPREYTRNCLMNSDRKIYLIDVASGRVYNSKIFTSGQNKENRYVYSCWKKFVTENNLKFRDKVIFNATTGDNVIQVQILRRRRRSR from the exons ATGAAAAATTCAATGGAATTTCCTTCCGTCAG CGGTTCCATAAAAATGCAATTTCGATCCTCATTCAAGTGGGAGTTGGTCGTTACTTCCTCAATCTCTAGGGGTAGAAATGTCTTG AATTTTCCCAGGGAATACACCAGAAATTGTTTAATGAACTCTGACAGGAAGATCTATCTTATTGATGTTGCATCTGGAAGAGTTTACAATTCAAAGATTTTCACTTCAGgtcaaaataaagaaaacagaTATGTTTACTCTTGTTGGAAGAAATTTGTGACTGAGAACAACTTGAAGTTCAGAGATAAGGTTATCTTCAATGCCACCACTGGTGATAATGTTATCCAAGTCCAGATCCTGCGTCGTCGCCGTCGTTCACGTTAG